One stretch of Micromonospora echinospora DNA includes these proteins:
- a CDS encoding alpha/beta hydrolase family protein, with translation MQPSPVRRRLLAVGVALALTLGLTGAAPAAATGRDDGSGPLPGYTIVNPPLPPLVVGGAATTVRQGVHANAGYIIEIPARWNGELVMWAHGYRGQGTELSPEPPGFDLRQRLVAQGYAWASSSYDRNGYDVRSGVRSTRALADLFSRTVRRPHRVLAAGVSMGGHVIGRSLEQYPGYYAGALPMCGVLGDQELFDFFLDYNLVAQALAGVRAYPTPPDYLTSAVPRIQVTLGLAGLSPGGPDTTNALGKQLRAVTVARSGGPRPGADAAFAVWKDFLFGIAVSETDGSPARRPGQLATNLFTRYAPNQPVNLDATVQRVAPENLRQRLSPALTEVPRIAGRPTAPVLSLHGLGDLFVPFGMEQAYARDVARHGRSRLLVQRAVRTAQHCEFSPAEAGAAWDDLTRWVRTGKRPAGDPVTDARAVAAPDFGCRFSDHAARAAGAGTRPLYPACPAQPSSRPYQPPR, from the coding sequence ATGCAGCCCTCACCCGTCCGCCGCCGGCTGCTCGCCGTCGGAGTGGCCCTCGCCTTGACGCTCGGCCTCACCGGCGCGGCCCCCGCCGCCGCCACCGGCCGCGACGACGGCAGCGGCCCGCTGCCCGGCTACACCATCGTCAACCCGCCGCTGCCACCGCTCGTCGTCGGCGGGGCCGCCACCACCGTGCGGCAGGGCGTGCACGCCAACGCCGGATACATCATCGAGATCCCCGCGCGCTGGAACGGCGAGCTGGTGATGTGGGCGCACGGCTACCGCGGCCAGGGCACCGAGCTGTCGCCGGAGCCGCCCGGCTTCGACCTGCGGCAGCGCCTGGTGGCGCAGGGGTACGCGTGGGCGTCGTCGTCGTACGACCGCAACGGCTACGACGTGCGCTCCGGCGTGCGCAGCACCCGCGCCCTCGCCGACCTGTTCAGCCGTACCGTCCGCCGCCCGCATCGGGTGCTCGCCGCCGGGGTGTCGATGGGCGGTCACGTCATCGGCCGCTCGCTGGAGCAGTACCCCGGCTACTACGCCGGGGCGCTGCCGATGTGCGGGGTGCTCGGCGACCAGGAGCTGTTCGACTTCTTCCTGGACTACAACCTGGTGGCGCAGGCGCTGGCCGGGGTGCGCGCGTACCCGACGCCGCCGGACTACCTGACCTCGGCGGTGCCCCGGATCCAGGTCACGCTCGGCCTGGCCGGGCTGAGCCCGGGCGGCCCGGACACCACCAACGCGCTCGGCAAGCAGCTGCGCGCGGTCACCGTGGCGCGCTCCGGCGGGCCGCGGCCGGGCGCCGACGCCGCGTTCGCGGTGTGGAAGGACTTCCTGTTCGGCATCGCGGTCAGCGAGACGGACGGCTCCCCCGCCCGGCGCCCCGGTCAGCTCGCCACGAACCTGTTCACCAGGTACGCCCCGAACCAGCCGGTGAACCTCGACGCCACGGTGCAGCGGGTCGCGCCGGAGAACCTGCGCCAGCGGCTCTCGCCGGCCCTGACCGAGGTGCCCCGGATCGCCGGGCGGCCCACCGCGCCGGTGCTGAGCCTGCACGGGCTCGGTGACCTGTTCGTGCCGTTCGGCATGGAGCAGGCGTACGCCCGGGACGTGGCCCGGCACGGCCGGTCCCGGCTGCTGGTGCAGCGGGCCGTCCGTACCGCGCAGCACTGCGAGTTCAGCCCGGCCGAGGCCGGCGCCGCCTGGGACGACCTGACCCGCTGGGTGCGTACCGGGAAGCGCCCGGCCGGTGACCCGGTCACCGACGCGCGAGCGGTGGCGGCGCCGGACTTCGGCTGCCGGTTCAGCGACCACGCCGCCCGGGCCGCCGGCGCCGGCACCCGCCCGCTCTATCCGGCCTGCCCGGCTCAGCCCTCCTCGCGGCCGTACCAGCCGCCCCGGTAG
- the gdhA gene encoding NADP-specific glutamate dehydrogenase has product MPEIVESVFAGVVARNPGEPEFHQAVREVLESIGPALARHPEYAEVVERVCEPERQVIFRVPWEDDQGRVRVNRGFRVEFNSALGPFKGGLRFHPSVYLGIVKFLGFEQIFKNALTGLAIGGGKGGADFDPKGRSDREVMRFCQSFMTELYRHIGPQTDVPAGDIGVGGREIGYLFGQYKRITNRYDAGVLTGKGLAYGGAQARREATGYGAVFFADEMLRQAGDSLEGKRVVVSGSGNVAIYAIEKVHQLGGTVVACSDSGGYVVDEKGIDLALLRELKEQRRGRLAEYAEHARNAVAVPDRNVWEVPCDLALPCATQNEIGGAEAAALVAGGCVAVVEGANMPTTPEAVRILGRAGVRFAPGKAANAGGVAVSGLEMQQNASRDTWTFGESEQRLREIMRDVHDRCWATAEEFGLPGDYVAGANIQGFRRVAEAMLAHGLV; this is encoded by the coding sequence ATGCCGGAGATCGTCGAGTCGGTGTTCGCCGGCGTGGTCGCCCGGAACCCGGGAGAGCCCGAGTTCCACCAGGCGGTCCGTGAGGTGCTGGAGAGCATCGGTCCGGCCCTGGCCCGGCATCCCGAGTACGCCGAGGTGGTCGAGCGGGTCTGCGAGCCCGAGCGGCAGGTCATCTTCCGGGTGCCGTGGGAGGACGACCAGGGCCGGGTACGGGTGAACCGCGGCTTCCGGGTGGAGTTCAACAGCGCGCTCGGCCCGTTCAAGGGCGGCCTGCGCTTCCACCCGTCGGTCTACCTGGGCATCGTGAAGTTCCTCGGATTCGAGCAGATCTTCAAGAACGCGCTGACCGGCCTGGCGATCGGCGGCGGCAAGGGCGGCGCGGACTTCGACCCGAAGGGTCGCTCCGACCGCGAGGTGATGCGGTTCTGCCAGAGCTTCATGACCGAGCTGTACCGGCACATCGGCCCGCAGACCGACGTGCCGGCCGGTGACATCGGGGTGGGTGGCCGGGAGATCGGCTACCTGTTCGGGCAGTACAAGCGGATCACCAACCGGTACGACGCGGGCGTGCTCACCGGCAAGGGCCTGGCGTACGGGGGCGCGCAGGCGCGCCGGGAGGCGACCGGGTACGGCGCGGTGTTCTTCGCCGACGAGATGCTCCGGCAGGCGGGTGACAGCCTGGAGGGCAAGCGGGTGGTGGTGTCCGGCTCCGGCAACGTCGCCATCTACGCGATCGAGAAGGTGCACCAGCTCGGCGGCACGGTGGTGGCGTGCTCCGACTCCGGCGGCTACGTGGTCGACGAGAAGGGCATCGACCTGGCGCTGCTGCGGGAGCTGAAGGAGCAGCGCCGGGGGCGGCTGGCCGAGTACGCCGAGCACGCGCGCAACGCCGTCGCGGTCCCGGACCGCAACGTCTGGGAGGTGCCCTGCGACCTGGCGCTGCCCTGCGCCACGCAGAACGAGATCGGCGGCGCGGAGGCCGCCGCGCTGGTCGCGGGCGGCTGCGTCGCGGTGGTGGAGGGGGCGAACATGCCCACCACGCCGGAGGCGGTGCGGATCCTCGGCCGGGCCGGGGTGCGGTTCGCGCCGGGCAAGGCGGCCAACGCCGGCGGCGTGGCGGTGAGCGGGCTGGAGATGCAGCAGAACGCCAGCCGCGACACGTGGACGTTCGGCGAGTCGGAGCAGCGGCTGCGCGAGATCATGCGGGACGTGCACGACCGGTGCTGGGCGACCGCGGAGGAGTTCGGCCTGCCGGGCGACTACGTGGCCGGCGCGAACATCCAGGGGTTCCGGCGGGTGGCCGAGGCGATGTTGGCGCACGGCCTGGTGTGA
- a CDS encoding MazG-like family protein, translated as MDATIWTTARDARAWLDAANGSGDTELTCRILKIGEEAGEVAAAWIGLLGQNPRKGVTHTREEVAAELADVAFTALVAIESLGLDAHAVLTACAAKVRSRTAGAEKE; from the coding sequence GTGGACGCCACCATCTGGACAACGGCGCGGGACGCGCGCGCCTGGCTGGACGCCGCGAACGGCAGCGGCGACACCGAACTGACCTGTCGCATCCTCAAGATCGGCGAGGAGGCCGGCGAGGTCGCCGCGGCCTGGATCGGCCTGCTCGGCCAGAACCCGCGTAAGGGCGTGACGCACACCCGCGAGGAGGTCGCCGCCGAGTTGGCCGACGTGGCGTTCACCGCGCTCGTCGCCATCGAGAGCCTCGGCCTGGACGCCCACGCCGTGCTGACCGCGTGCGCCGCCAAGGTGCGCTCCCGTACCGCTGGGGCGGAAAAGGAGTGA